In one window of Candidatus Dadabacteria bacterium DNA:
- the nusB gene encoding transcription antitermination factor NusB, with translation MSGFAKKRRLSREFAFKFLYQRGDSSGEAGSDFESFITNTPKDELPEDSEFARELACGVCREIKEIDSLIGGVSVNWAVGRMSPVDVNIMRVAVYEMVYMDDIDRASSINEAVEMAKKYGAEKSAGFVNGVLDKIGAERKDG, from the coding sequence ATGAGCGGTTTTGCAAAAAAAAGACGGCTTTCAAGAGAGTTTGCCTTCAAGTTTCTCTACCAGCGCGGGGATTCAAGCGGGGAGGCGGGGAGCGATTTTGAAAGTTTCATCACAAATACTCCGAAAGACGAACTCCCCGAAGACAGCGAGTTTGCCCGCGAACTTGCGTGCGGCGTCTGCCGGGAAATCAAGGAAATAGACTCGCTTATAGGCGGCGTTTCGGTCAACTGGGCGGTTGGGCGCATGTCTCCGGTGGATGTCAACATAATGAGGGTGGCGGTGTATGAAATGGTTTACATGGACGACATAGACAGGGCGTCAAGCATCAATGAGGCGGTGGAGATGGCGAAAAAATACGGCGCTGAAAAATCCGCCGGTTTTGTGAACGGTGTTTTGGATAAAATAGGGGCGGAGCGGAAGGATGGATGA